One window of bacterium genomic DNA carries:
- a CDS encoding stage 0 sporulation family protein — MDNSNDNDKTIDNITSTQTDVPDAHEPILPERVMEPADTGVDTDKDIARDDEAAVSEAPVAEESGEPSEDPAQELSPDEVRTALVAIRGQNRSAHFNAGEHTLKQGDEVVIQTEHGKAIGTVLEPPVLLQCKGCKQLKILRKATPEDVSRDAENRELEKKASEYCTKTIEEWEIPMRLVQVEFLLDRSKAVFYFTAEKRVDFRELVRTLAREFSTRIEMKQIGIRDEARLLGGVGPCGMAFCCSTFLKEFAPISVKMAKEQNVILNPNKISGGCGRLLCCLNYEYEQYKEASRGVPKIGKKVNLPEGTGKVRSVDIFSRTVTIDMTDAKPLVMDIDELREKLK; from the coding sequence ATGGATAACTCCAACGATAACGACAAAACGATAGACAACATAACCTCGACCCAAACGGATGTTCCCGATGCCCATGAGCCAATACTGCCGGAGCGTGTCATGGAACCGGCCGACACCGGGGTTGACACAGACAAGGACATCGCAAGGGATGATGAAGCGGCTGTTTCCGAAGCGCCTGTGGCCGAGGAGTCCGGGGAGCCTTCAGAAGATCCTGCCCAGGAACTATCACCAGATGAGGTGAGGACAGCCCTGGTGGCGATCCGTGGCCAGAACCGGTCCGCCCATTTCAACGCCGGGGAGCACACCCTCAAGCAGGGCGATGAGGTGGTAATACAAACCGAACATGGGAAGGCCATTGGCACCGTCCTGGAACCCCCTGTACTTCTACAATGCAAGGGCTGCAAACAGCTGAAAATACTAAGAAAAGCCACCCCTGAAGATGTCAGCAGAGATGCAGAGAACCGGGAGCTTGAAAAGAAAGCCTCCGAGTACTGCACCAAAACTATCGAGGAGTGGGAGATCCCCATGCGTCTGGTCCAGGTGGAGTTCCTCCTGGACCGCTCCAAGGCTGTCTTTTACTTCACCGCCGAAAAAAGGGTGGACTTCAGAGAACTCGTACGAACCCTTGCCCGTGAATTCTCCACACGCATCGAGATGAAACAGATAGGGATACGGGACGAAGCCAGACTCCTTGGAGGAGTAGGACCTTGCGGCATGGCCTTTTGCTGCAGCACTTTCCTCAAAGAGTTCGCTCCCATATCTGTAAAGATGGCCAAGGAGCAGAACGTCATATTAAATCCCAACAAGATCTCCGGAGGATGCGGCCGTCTGCTTTGCTGTCTCAACTACGAATACGAGCAGTACAAGGAAGCTTCACGAGGCGTGCCGAAGATAGGCAAGAAGGTAAACCTTCCTGAAGGGACAGGTAAGGTTCGATCAGTGGATATATTCAGCCGGACGGTGACCATCGACATGACCGATGCCAAACCGTTAGTGATGGACATCGATGAACTGCGGGAGAAACTGAAATGA
- a CDS encoding DNA polymerase III subunit, translating into MDSDRGFLMLFDSIRSQEGPVSILKKALYHGRVPTAYLFTGPPGCGRMMAALATAASLNCQSGAIACGSCSSCLLYSAGNHPDLYLIGLPEGKRQIVIKQIREQILARAYLKPMSGKTSTFIVQDAHLINMNASNAFLKTLEEPPATSHFILIATDRDSVLPTISSRCQTLAFSPLPRLVVEDILLKEGIQKSQASLLAAMAKGSVKKALAYQSTGALEEMAGEFEPLSSLHNYGVGQLLDLAQRWGRNRQDALGVLEFMAQWYRDMLILFEGVPEDQVIHVAHIQELKKGADSIGGVNLASILESVEDAREAIEANTNVQLTLDTLLLRVRNHTLPTEKSA; encoded by the coding sequence ATGGATTCCGATCGAGGTTTCCTGATGCTCTTTGATTCGATAAGGTCCCAGGAAGGGCCGGTATCCATACTGAAGAAAGCACTCTATCACGGGAGGGTCCCGACGGCCTATCTCTTCACGGGACCACCTGGATGCGGGAGGATGATGGCAGCCCTGGCCACCGCGGCCAGTCTCAACTGCCAATCGGGAGCTATAGCGTGTGGATCGTGCTCATCCTGTCTTCTGTATTCCGCCGGCAACCACCCGGATCTGTACCTCATTGGACTGCCGGAGGGGAAACGTCAGATCGTTATTAAGCAGATCCGAGAACAGATCCTCGCGCGGGCTTATCTGAAACCGATGAGCGGCAAAACATCCACTTTCATTGTTCAGGACGCGCATCTCATAAATATGAACGCTTCCAACGCCTTTTTGAAGACGCTGGAGGAGCCGCCGGCAACCTCCCATTTCATACTCATCGCCACTGACCGGGACTCGGTCCTGCCCACGATCTCTTCCAGGTGCCAGACACTGGCCTTTTCTCCCCTGCCCCGGCTGGTCGTCGAGGATATCCTGTTGAAAGAAGGCATCCAAAAGTCCCAAGCGTCGCTCCTGGCAGCCATGGCAAAGGGAAGTGTGAAAAAAGCCCTTGCGTACCAATCCACTGGGGCCCTGGAGGAAATGGCCGGAGAGTTTGAGCCCCTTTCCTCCCTCCACAACTATGGAGTGGGACAGCTGCTGGACCTGGCGCAGCGATGGGGCCGGAACCGGCAGGACGCTCTCGGTGTGCTGGAGTTCATGGCACAATGGTATCGGGACATGTTGATCCTGTTCGAGGGGGTCCCGGAGGATCAGGTGATCCACGTTGCCCACATTCAGGAGCTTAAAAAAGGAGCCGACAGCATCGGAGGAGTGAATCTGGCCTCGATCCTCGAATCGGTGGAAGATGCGCGAGAAGCTATTGAAGCCAACACGAACGTACAACTGACCCTCGACACCCTGCTTCTCAGGGTTCGTAACCATACATTACCAACAGAAAAGAGTGCCTAG
- the tmk gene encoding dTMP kinase yields MSGIFITFEGIEGSGKSTLINNVAAALRRSGQNPLMTREPGGTPLGVALRKVLLNPEMEKLGSMAELMLFAADRAQHVSQVILPALEAGQIVLCDRYSDATIAYQGQGRGIPLDVITTIDNYARSEAVPHMTILLDLPAETGLTRARTRNKESMDSSESRIDEETMAFHQRVREGYLMLADQEPERFLVIDAREKPDRMTELVMDGFRSRFPDAL; encoded by the coding sequence ATGTCCGGCATATTCATTACCTTCGAGGGCATTGAGGGGTCGGGGAAATCGACCCTTATAAACAACGTGGCGGCCGCCTTGCGCCGGTCAGGACAGAATCCGCTCATGACAAGGGAACCGGGAGGCACACCCCTCGGTGTCGCACTGCGCAAGGTCCTTTTAAACCCCGAAATGGAGAAACTCGGGTCCATGGCTGAACTCATGCTATTTGCCGCTGACCGCGCTCAACACGTTTCCCAGGTCATCCTCCCCGCTCTTGAAGCAGGGCAGATCGTATTGTGCGACAGGTACTCGGACGCAACCATCGCCTACCAGGGCCAAGGCAGAGGGATCCCTCTTGATGTGATCACCACCATTGACAACTATGCCAGGAGCGAAGCTGTACCCCACATGACAATACTGCTGGATCTTCCTGCCGAAACAGGATTGACACGGGCAAGGACCAGGAACAAAGAATCCATGGATAGCTCCGAATCGAGGATCGATGAGGAGACGATGGCCTTTCACCAAAGAGTGCGGGAAGGCTACCTCATGCTCGCAGACCAGGAGCCGGAACGGTTCCTGGTTATAGATGCCCGGGAAAAACCGGACCGAATGACGGAACTTGTAATGGATGGATTCCGATCGAGGTTTCCTGATGCTCTTTGA
- a CDS encoding MogA/MoaB family molybdenum cofactor biosynthesis protein, with translation MNKMKVKAGVLTLSDRASRGEYEDLSGPAIVECLEGRPEFDVAWDRVEIHPDEEDTISGILRNWSDEDNLDLILTTGGTGPAPRDRTPEATRAVLEFEIPGIPEAMRAAVRDRVPTTALTRGIAGVRGHTLIINLPGSPKAVRESMEVLFGFLEHLLLKIKGDPSECGGE, from the coding sequence ATGAACAAGATGAAAGTTAAAGCCGGGGTCCTCACTCTGAGCGACCGGGCGTCCAGGGGAGAATACGAAGACCTGAGCGGTCCTGCTATCGTGGAGTGCCTCGAAGGCAGGCCGGAATTCGATGTAGCGTGGGATCGTGTCGAGATCCATCCTGATGAAGAGGATACAATCTCCGGGATCCTCAGAAACTGGTCCGATGAGGACAACCTCGATCTGATCCTCACCACCGGAGGCACCGGACCGGCACCCAGAGATCGGACACCTGAAGCAACGAGGGCTGTGCTGGAGTTTGAGATCCCGGGGATCCCCGAGGCTATGAGAGCCGCCGTGCGCGACCGGGTACCCACCACAGCACTCACCAGGGGTATCGCCGGGGTCAGAGGCCACACTCTCATCATCAACCTCCCGGGGAGCCCAAAAGCCGTTCGGGAGAGCATGGAGGTCCTTTTCGGCTTCCTTGAGCATCTGCTGTTAAAGATCAAGGGCGATCCATCGGAATGCGGAGGAGAATAA
- a CDS encoding MOSC domain-containing protein, with protein sequence MRIHAISISKTKGVRKDNVTSAVLRPDHGIVGDAHSGNWHRQVSLLAKESIEKMIERGLAVGPGDFAENITTEGIDLVALPIGGRLRMGGDVLVEVTQIGKECHDRCAIYHEAGDCVMPREGIFVKVLTGGTINLGDPLIRPKNNEQDES encoded by the coding sequence ATGCGCATCCATGCCATTTCCATAAGTAAGACCAAGGGGGTCCGAAAGGACAACGTGACCAGTGCCGTCCTGCGCCCCGACCATGGTATCGTTGGCGATGCCCATTCTGGAAATTGGCACCGTCAGGTCAGCCTCCTGGCTAAGGAAAGCATCGAAAAGATGATTGAGCGTGGCCTTGCGGTAGGGCCAGGAGATTTTGCTGAGAACATCACTACTGAGGGGATCGATCTCGTAGCGCTGCCCATTGGAGGGCGCCTGCGCATGGGGGGAGATGTTCTTGTGGAGGTTACCCAGATCGGCAAAGAGTGCCACGATCGCTGCGCCATCTACCATGAGGCCGGCGATTGCGTCATGCCCCGTGAAGGGATTTTCGTGAAGGTTCTCACCGGCGGGACTATCAACCTCGGCGATCCCCTCATCCGACCGAAGAATAATGAACAAGATGAAAGTTAA
- the dksA gene encoding RNA polymerase-binding protein DksA: MKEKELKIITEKLKAWKEELVQEATRTVDGMTSEKTQFADPTDRASMETDRNFLLRIRDRERKLISKIDKAIERVEDGTFGLCDECGEGIEFKRLEVRPVATLCVECKTRQEEEEKIQKS, translated from the coding sequence ATGAAAGAAAAAGAACTAAAAATAATTACTGAAAAACTGAAGGCCTGGAAAGAGGAATTGGTCCAGGAAGCCACCAGAACGGTGGACGGAATGACGTCCGAAAAGACGCAGTTTGCCGATCCTACCGACAGAGCCTCCATGGAGACAGATCGGAATTTTCTGCTTCGGATTCGTGACCGTGAGAGAAAACTCATATCCAAGATCGACAAGGCCATCGAAAGGGTTGAAGATGGCACCTTCGGCCTCTGTGATGAGTGCGGGGAGGGTATCGAGTTTAAACGCCTCGAGGTCAGGCCTGTGGCCACTCTCTGTGTCGAGTGCAAGACTCGCCAGGAGGAAGAGGAGAAGATACAGAAGAGCTGA